GCTCGCGATTCCCGACGTCGACGACCTGGCGGCGCGCGAAGAGGCGCGCGGCCTCGGGCGGCAGCTCGCCGCCCGGCTTCTCGACGGCGGCGCCGCGGAGCTCATGGCATAGAGGGCTCGGGGTGCCGGGTTTTTGTTTCCCGGCCCATTCACTTTAAGGTGTAACTACCATACGCCGAAATATCCCGGAGCATGCGGGGCCCGTGTAGTGGGCCCCTGCTGCCGGGATACGCTTACGCCCTTTGAGAGATGAACCTTTTATGACTCTGCCCTCCACCACGCCCCAGCCGGGGAAGATCATCTTCGTCGGCGCAGGCCCGGGCAACCCCGATCTACTCACTATCCGCGCGCGCGAGGTGATGGAATCCAATTCTATCGCCGTGGTCGACCCCGATGTCCTTCAGGGTGTGCGCGACGTCGTGGGCTCCAAGCTCCCTGTGCCGAAGGCGAAAGTGAAGGAGGCCAACGAGCGCTACGAGCAGATGTGCGCCGAGGCGCGCGAGGCCGGTGCGCGCCGGAAGCCGCCGCGGCCTGCGGACCCCACCGCCGCCGAAATTGAGGAGGTCGGGATGTCTGGTGCAGGTATCGTCGACATTCTCAAGGACGGGTTGGACAAGGCCGCCGCCTCGATCGAGCGCGGCGAGGCCGGAGACGGCGACGTGGTTCGTCTCGTCTGCGGGAACCCCTTGACCCGCGACTCGGTCAAGGAGGAGATCTCCGCCGTGGCCGCCGCCGGTTTGGAATTCCAGGTGGTGCCCGGCATGTCGCTGCCGTCGACGGTGCCTTCGTTCGCGGGCATCGCGCTCGGATCGACTTACACCGAGGCGGACCTGACCAACGAGCCCGTCGACTGGGACCAGCTGGCCCACGCCCCGCAGCCCCTGGTGCTTCAGGCGCTCGCCGAGCATCTCCCGGTGATCGCGGCGGAACTCACGGCCCGCGGTTTCTCCCCGTCGGCGTCGTTGACGGTGACCACCAACGGCACCACTCGTCTGCAGCGCACGTTTGACGCAACGCTAGAGACCATCGGCAAGATCGACGCTGACCTGGACGGCAATCTCGTCGTCACCATCGGCACTGCCGTGGACGACCGCAACAAGTACTCCTGGTGGGAGAACCGCCCGCTGTACGGCTGGCGCGTTCTCGTGCCGCGCGCGAAGGAGCAGGCCGGCCCGATGAACGCGCGCCTGTCCACCTACGGCGCGATCCCGCAGTCGGTGCCGACCATTTCGATGGAGCCGCCCCGCAACCCGGCGCAGATGGACCGCGCCATCAAGGGCATCGTCGAGGGCCGTTACCAGTGGATCGTGTTCACCTCCACCAACGCGGTTGATTCAGTGTGGGACAAGTTCGAGGAACTCGGGCTCGACGCCCGTTCGTTCGCCGGGGTCCACCTCGCTGCAGTGGGGCAGAAGACCGGTGACGCGCTGCGTGCCCGCGGCATGTTCCCGGAGCTC
This window of the Corynebacterium qintianiae genome carries:
- a CDS encoding uroporphyrinogen-III synthase, which produces MTLPSTTPQPGKIIFVGAGPGNPDLLTIRAREVMESNSIAVVDPDVLQGVRDVVGSKLPVPKAKVKEANERYEQMCAEAREAGARRKPPRPADPTAAEIEEVGMSGAGIVDILKDGLDKAAASIERGEAGDGDVVRLVCGNPLTRDSVKEEISAVAAAGLEFQVVPGMSLPSTVPSFAGIALGSTYTEADLTNEPVDWDQLAHAPQPLVLQALAEHLPVIAAELTARGFSPSASLTVTTNGTTRLQRTFDATLETIGKIDADLDGNLVVTIGTAVDDRNKYSWWENRPLYGWRVLVPRAKEQAGPMNARLSTYGAIPQSVPTISMEPPRNPAQMDRAIKGIVEGRYQWIVFTSTNAVDSVWDKFEELGLDARSFAGVHLAAVGQKTGDALRARGMFPELIPHRTKQNAHGLVEIFPEYVEDIDPVSRVLLPRADLGTDVLVDGLVDLGWEVDDVVAYRTVRAAPPPLEVRDMIKSGGFDAVCFTSASTVKNLVGIAGKPHQRTIIAAIGPMAAAEAREQGLRVDVIPEVADVASLVDALADHVAGLRATGQLPPPRKKRRVRRKAVGE